A stretch of Rhinopithecus roxellana isolate Shanxi Qingling chromosome 12, ASM756505v1, whole genome shotgun sequence DNA encodes these proteins:
- the TNFRSF14 gene encoding tumor necrosis factor receptor superfamily member 14 isoform X2 yields MEPPGGWGSPPWRPAPKAVILTLVLYLTFLGSPCYAPALPSCKQDEYPVGSECCPKCSPGFHVKQACGEQTGTVCEPCPPGTYIAHFNGLSKCLQCQMCDPAMGLRTSRNCSTTENALCGCSPGHFCIIQDGDHCAACRAYATSSPGQRVQKGGTESQDTLCQNCPLGTFSPNGTLEECQHGTKCSKWLVTEAGPGTSSSRWVWWFLSGILIVTVIVGLIILGLIVCVKRRKSRAEKTGGRR; encoded by the exons ATGGAGCCTCCTGGAGGCTGGGGGTCTCCTCCCTGGAGACCCGCCCCCAAAGCCGTCATCCTGACGCTG GTGCTGTATCTCACCTTCCTGGGATCCCCCTGCTACGCCCCAGCTCTGCCCTCCTGCAAACAGGACGAGTACCCAGTGGGCTCTGAGTGCTGTCCCAAGTGCAGTCCAG GTTTCCACGTGAAGCAGGCCTGCGGGGAGCAGACGGGCACGGTGTGTGAACCCTGCCCTCCGGGGACCTACATTGCCCACTTCAATGGCCTGAGCAAGTGTCTGCAGTGCCAAATGTGTGACCCAG CCATGGGCCTGCGCACAAGCCGGAACTGCTCCACGACAGAGAATGCCCTGTGTGGCTGCAGCCCAGGCCACTTCTGCATCATCCAGGATGGGGACCACTGTGCCGCGTGCCGCGCTTATGCCACCTCCAGCCCGGGCCAGAGGGTACAGAAGGGAG GCACTGAGAGTCAGGACACCCTGTGTCAGAACTGCCCCCTGGGGACCTTCTCTCCCAATGGGACCCTGGAGGAATGCCAGCACGGGACCAA GTGCAGCAAATGGCTGGTGACGGAGGCCGGACCTGGGACCAGCAGCTcccgctgggtgtggtggtttctCTCAGGGATCCTCATCGTCACTGTCATTGTTGGCCTAATCATACTTGGCCTAATCGTATGtgtgaaaagaagaaagtcaaggG CGGAAAAGACAGGAGGCAGAAGGTGA
- the TNFRSF14 gene encoding tumor necrosis factor receptor superfamily member 14 isoform X1, whose product MEPPGGWGSPPWRPAPKAVILTLVLYLTFLGSPCYAPALPSCKQDEYPVGSECCPKCSPGFHVKQACGEQTGTVCEPCPPGTYIAHFNGLSKCLQCQMCDPAMGLRTSRNCSTTENALCGCSPGHFCIIQDGDHCAACRAYATSSPGQRVQKGGTESQDTLCQNCPLGTFSPNGTLEECQHGTKCSKWLVTEAGPGTSSSRWVWWFLSGILIVTVIVGLIILGLIVCVKRRKSRGDVVKVIVSIQRKRQEAEGEATVTEALQAPPDITTVAVEETEPAFTGRS is encoded by the exons ATGGAGCCTCCTGGAGGCTGGGGGTCTCCTCCCTGGAGACCCGCCCCCAAAGCCGTCATCCTGACGCTG GTGCTGTATCTCACCTTCCTGGGATCCCCCTGCTACGCCCCAGCTCTGCCCTCCTGCAAACAGGACGAGTACCCAGTGGGCTCTGAGTGCTGTCCCAAGTGCAGTCCAG GTTTCCACGTGAAGCAGGCCTGCGGGGAGCAGACGGGCACGGTGTGTGAACCCTGCCCTCCGGGGACCTACATTGCCCACTTCAATGGCCTGAGCAAGTGTCTGCAGTGCCAAATGTGTGACCCAG CCATGGGCCTGCGCACAAGCCGGAACTGCTCCACGACAGAGAATGCCCTGTGTGGCTGCAGCCCAGGCCACTTCTGCATCATCCAGGATGGGGACCACTGTGCCGCGTGCCGCGCTTATGCCACCTCCAGCCCGGGCCAGAGGGTACAGAAGGGAG GCACTGAGAGTCAGGACACCCTGTGTCAGAACTGCCCCCTGGGGACCTTCTCTCCCAATGGGACCCTGGAGGAATGCCAGCACGGGACCAA GTGCAGCAAATGGCTGGTGACGGAGGCCGGACCTGGGACCAGCAGCTcccgctgggtgtggtggtttctCTCAGGGATCCTCATCGTCACTGTCATTGTTGGCCTAATCATACTTGGCCTAATCGTATGtgtgaaaagaagaaagtcaaggG GCGATGTAGTCAAGGTGATCGTCTCCATCCAG CGGAAAAGACAGGAGGCAGAAGGTGAAGCCACAGTCACTGAGGCCCTGCAGGCCCCTCCGGACATCACCACGGTGGCCGTGGAGGAGACAGAACCTGCATTCACGGGGAGGAGCTGA